GATCGCGCTCGCCGACGAGCTCGGCGTCGACGTACCACTGGCACGCGAGGCGCTGCCACGACTGGGGAAGGGACTGGGACTCTGATGGGCGAGGAGAGCGACAAGTTCGACGACCTGCCGGAGGCGCGGGCACGGGGCCTGCGCAAGATGGAGGAGGTCTACGGCTTCGACATGACCGACGGCACGGGCGACTTCTTCCGCTACACCGCGGAGCACCTGTTCGGTGACATCTGGCAGCGCCCGGGCCTCTCCACCCGCGACCGGCGGCTGTTCCTGATCGGCATGCTGGTCGGCCAGCGCGCCAACGACGTGCTCGGCATCCAGGTCCCCGCGGCCCTCGCCAACGGCGAGCTCGACGAGGAGGCGCTGCGCGAGCTGGTCATCCTCGCCTGCCACTACGACGGCTGGCCGAACGGCTCGCGGATGAACTCGGTCGTCGAGGACGCCATCGCCAAGGCGGCCCGGGCGCGGGCGAAGGCCGCCGAGTCCGACTGACGCACCGGCGAGCCGGGGTCGGTCCTCCGGGTTGAGGCGCATCCGGTCCAGCAGGCCCGGGATGACACCGACCTCCGCCCGGTCGAGCCCGTCGGGTCAGTGACGGGCGGGCTGGCCGGCCAACGCCTCGAAGGAGTCGAGGAGGACGTCGATGCCGGCCAGGAAGACCTCGCGACCGGTGAGCACCAGCAGCTCGGGCAGCACCGCGGCCAGCGCCGGGTGGCGCGCGGCGTCGACGGCACGCAGGTCGCCCACCCAGCTCGTCGGCGGTACGCCGGCTGCCTCGTCGAGCTGCTGCTGGGAGAGGGTCGCGGCCGCTGCCAGCACGTAGCTCGAGTAGGCCGCGTAGCAGCGCACGACCTGGGGCTTGTCGAGCCCGGCCCGGCCGAGCTGCTCGAGGATCCAGTCGATCACCGCGAGCTCGCCCGGGCCGCCGGTGGATATGGCCGCCGCCTGGACCCCGATCTGCGGATGGGAGGCGAAGATGTCGATGGTGTGGAGGGCGCCCCCGCGGAGCTGGTCGCGCCAGGGTGCGTCGCGGTCGACCGCGGCGAGCGACGCGGCGATGAGGCCGTCGAGGAGCGCGGCCATCAGCTCCTCCTTGTCGCGGAAGCGTCGGTAGATCGCGGTCGGGTCGGC
Above is a genomic segment from Nocardioides aromaticivorans containing:
- a CDS encoding carboxymuconolactone decarboxylase family protein, yielding MGEESDKFDDLPEARARGLRKMEEVYGFDMTDGTGDFFRYTAEHLFGDIWQRPGLSTRDRRLFLIGMLVGQRANDVLGIQVPAALANGELDEEALRELVILACHYDGWPNGSRMNSVVEDAIAKAARARAKAAESD
- a CDS encoding TetR/AcrR family transcriptional regulator, with product MPPSPTGPRPRKRAALDREAILTAATELAASGSALTFRALGSALGADPTAIYRRFRDKEELMAALLDGLIAASLAAVDRDAPWRDQLRGGALHTIDIFASHPQIGVQAAAISTGGPGELAVIDWILEQLGRAGLDKPQVVRCYAAYSSYVLAAAATLSQQQLDEAAGVPPTSWVGDLRAVDAARHPALAAVLPELLVLTGREVFLAGIDVLLDSFEALAGQPARH